TGGATACCAATGGCGTAATACCAACACCGCCAGCAATGAGAACAATTGGTGAACTTCCACTGACACTGTCCAAGTGGAAGTTACCTCGAGGATGAGAAACGTTTACGACTTGGCCAGGCTCCTTGAGCCCGTGAAGAACATTTGAAAGCACACCAGGCGCGAAACGCTGACCCTGCTCTTGCTTCACGCTAATCCGGTAATACTCAGACGAGGGGATATCACTCATTGAGTATTGCCGTGCCTGCATGTATCCTATTTCAGGAATATAGACACGCACCGAGACGTACTGGCCGGGTATAAAAGCTGGGAGGGGTTTGCCGTCGACAGGAGAAAGATAGAATGAGGAGATCTCATCGGATTCGCGCGCGATCTTGACGATACGAAAGTCTCTCCAGTCCTTCCATTCGCCATCCTGATCATAAAGCGAGCGTTCTTTTTGAATCATGATTCCGGCAAGTGCGCCATAAGCAGCAGTCCACGCATCTCGGATGCCTGGTGTAAAGGCATCTCCCAAAACCTCTTGCATCGCCTCGATTAGGTATTTCCCGACGATATCGTACTGACCCGGTGTAATTTCCAGTGATGCATGTCTGTGGCAAACCAGCTCAAGCATGGGCGTGAGTGCTTCCAggttgttgatattcagTGCGTAGGCGTAGAGGGCCTCCGCAAGAACTCTGGCCTGATATCCAGATTTCTGGTTTGTCACGTTGAACACGCTGTTAAGCTCTGGGTGAGCGGCAAGCATGTTACTGTAAAATACCTTTGTGATCTTCTCACCGTACTGTTGCAGGACAGGGATTGTTTGACTTATGACAGAAGTCTGCTCTGGAGTCATCTTGGGTACAGAGAGTCATGAAACGTTGTATAAAAAGGACCCGTGGAGTAATAGTTGCTAATCTGCAAGGGAGATGGGCGAAATAAATGAACAAGTTATGTTCGAAGAATTTCAAGGCCTCCGGAACATGATAGAAGAACTTGATACTATTGTGGAGTCAATGGACAACAAGCACTGCTTCCGCAACACCCGCCCTTGGCCAAGGTCCCACGTAGTATAACTACCTAGACTTTAGGGTTACTAATTTGGTTCATCCTTCATTTGTCCTCAGGTGAGGGTGGAGCTTTGAACGGCAAACCCAGCGACATAGGGGCATACTACGGGTATAAACACCGAAGCAGGGTGAAATTAACgcagggaaaaaaaaactgGGACTTCGATTAACTGCCCAAAACAGTTGAAAGCAGCCAGGCAGATATGCCCTGGGCCCATAAGTGCTCCCTGCCCGCAATAGCCGCACAGCCGCAGGATGACACGATCACCAGAAGccctgcaaggctggtggctagccagctatctccaacattTCCTACCATTCGGAAGGATTCCATGAGTCAATTGAAATATAATATGAACGTTCCCGAAGACTAAAAGTTGCATCTTGCTTCGTAAATCTTGGTTTGGAAGACCTCAATCATCCTTGCCACCTTCCTATCACCAGGCGGGAGAAACTGGGTCCCCAAGACGCCACAAATATCGGACTCTCTATCAATAAACTATCGAGACttttagtatagttaaagatGCAGACAGGGTCCGTTGCTTACCCAGAACAAATTCGGTTTTCCACTCCAAAACAGCGTCTTTGCTTGCGGTCCAAATGGTTCATTTTCCATTGCTAGCATGCCACCCAATCCCCAGTCATACAAGCGGTTGTTGTCAAATATACCAATGAACGAGGACTGGGGGTCGCACTCTTTGATATGTCTTTGGAGAGAATCTCGGCTAGCCGGCAAGAGTTGGGACTGAAACATCATGGCAATCGACTCGCTCGTGAGAAGTTTCCCATCATCAGATAGGATAGAATGAATGACTTTTAGAAACTCCTCCATTGAGGCGTGTATGCCTTGTCCTCCAAAGCAGTCCGTAACCCCTTCAGTCAGAAAGAGCTGCTTAAGCGCCGTGAACCGTCCTGAGGCCTCATCTCGAACTGAAATCCTGACCTTTCTGTCTCCTCCGCTAAGTCTTGCAGGCCAGAAACTCATCTTCTCAATACCAAGGGGCTCCCAAATATGTCTCTGCATGTAGGCTTCTAGGGTTTGCCCTGTCAAACGCTCAACTAGCTGTCCAACCCAGTCAATCCCTGTCCCATACTCCCATGCAGTGTCCGGCTCAAAGGTCAGTGGGTAGCCAAATCGCTCGTCAACAGTAGTACCAGAATTGACATTCCGCCCTTTGTAAGCCGTAAAGCGGGCAAGGTTGGGATTGCTCATATCATATCCTGCTCCACTACTGTGTGTGAGGAGGCTTCGGAGGGTGATTGGATTCTTGCGCGGTTGAATACACGGTTGCCCTGCCGCATCCCAGTCACACAATACGCCTTGGGAGGCCAATTTTGGTAGCAAGGAAGACACATCCGTCTCTAGATCCACAATCCGTTTCTCGACTAGCTGAAGCGCAGCAATCGAGGTCAAGAGCTTGCTCATGGATGCAAGCGCCATGATGGAGCTCATGGCGAGCGGCCTCCCATCAGACGTACCATCGTCGTTTCCGAAGGCTTTGGCGTAGTGGAAACTTCCACTTTTGTTTGTTGCTGCAACCACCACGCCAGGCCAAGTCCCATCCTCCAAGGACGTATCGAACGCCTTTTCGAGGTCCTCTAGGGGATTTCGACAGTCACTGTTGTACAACGCCATGTCTTGAATCGAGCAATTGCTGGGAATTCTGGGGGAGGTATATGTTGTTTGATTATGGCCTACAGGATAGAAACTATGGTAAAGGGGACTGTAGCGCTTGTATTGAGATGCTTAGAGTataggaagaagaggcttcGTGGCCTTTCTTGATATAGGGGCTCGCTATGTCGACCAGAGGAGGCTCTGGCGGAGCATTATTCGATTACTGATCAGGTAGTTCACCCCCACGCGGGTCGAATATATGAAATATTGAATCCTTCAGGATATGGCGCCATAACCACACTACGcttgtatttatttatcgAATCGCATATGCTTAACTCATCTCGTTGTGACATCAGCGCCGGGTATGTTGGCTATTGCGGACACTGCGGATATTGCGGGTATCCAGTTCGAGGCTCCAAGTAGACCCTACCTCGATAGCGGTATATCAGTCTTTTTCTCGGAGAAACGGACAGGTAAATTTTTCTCTCATTCCAGACGGTTTTTATGATTACGAACCTGCATTGTAACCCACCAAGAAAGCACCGCCGATTGCCCGTATGGTGCCTTCACGGGCAAATTCCGGAGCGAGATAGTATGTAGTATGTACCCATGTAGACTCGGCCCGTTCTATACAGGAAGCCGTAGTATCGGTATTGTTTAAACAATTTGAAGCCTTTGTGGTATTTGGAACAAACTCATTTATGCAGGTTCGACACAAAATCTCTCTCcattttaatttatttcaTTTCATTTTTACGTCACGGCGTGGCAAGACTGAGTATTCCGACCGCAATCCCGCAACACCCGACCACTATAAAGTCTGAAGCATTTTCGAACAGAAATCCAGGTCAACCTCACAAGCTGCACTTTTCAAGGCGACGGGTTACGGAATACCCACTATGTCGCTCGACGACGATCGGGAACATGGTGATAAACCAACTGGCCAGTGGTCAATTGGGGGAGGAAGACCATTTCCGCCGGCTCTGGAAGATAGAGAGCTTTATCACGTCTGCTTTGACGGCCCTGATGACCCCCTAAATCCTCAAAATTGGCCCTCAACCACAAAGTAAATATCACTGTCGGATCCGAACTCATCTGCCCCTTCCTTGTTTCTCTACCTGCACAATTATCGACTAATATTCGGAGTGCTTGATGCGCTAACACCGGTACCATGTTAGATTTCTGACCTCTGTATTAGCTTGCTCTGGTACATTCATTGCGTCCTTGAACAGTGGCATGTTCCCTCCGGGAATTGACAAAGCGAGCCGTGAatttggggttgggagggaAGTGATTACTCTGGGTACGACACTCTTCGTTCTGGGCTTTGCGACGGGCCCGATGATCTGGGCGCCCATGTCCGAGCTCCTGGGCAGGAGACTGCCTTTATTAATTGCCATATTTGGAGAAGGGATATTCACCATTGCTTGTGCGGTTGCAAAGGACGTTCAGACTCTCATCATATGTCGATTCTTCGCTGGAGTATGCGGCGCCAGCCAACTGACCGTTGTGCCTGGTGTGCTTGCCGACCTTTATAACAACACACATCGAGGAGTCGCGATTGCTGTATACGCTCTGACAGTATTCGGGGGACCGTTCGTTGCGCCTATCACTGGTGGGTTTACGGCGTCGAGCTATCTTGGTTGGAGATGGACATTGTATATCCCagctttcctttccttcgcTACCAGCTTGCTCTCGCTATTCTTCTTAAAGGAGACATACGCCCCGTGTGTTCTCACCGCAAAGGCTTCTTTGCTTCGGAAACAATCAGGGAACTGGGGAGTTCATGCGCAACAAGAAGAGGCTGAGCTTGATATTGGCAGCCTAGCCGAAAAGTACTTAACCCGGCCGCTAAGACTCCTTATAACCGAGCCTGTCCTTCTTCTGATATCGCTTTATATGTCCTTCATCTATGGCTTGGTGTATGCCCTCCTAGTGGCATACCCCTACGTTTTTGAGCACGTATACGGTATGACACCAGGGGTTGCGGGCTTGACCTTTGTCGGCCTGATTGTTGGGATTCTCTTGGGCCTCGCCTTTATTCTCTCGCAACAGAGGAAGTATATCGAGAAGCTGGtacacaacaacaacatccccgtccccgAATGGCGTCTGTTTCCAACCCTGATTGGAGCTCCAATATTCACTATTGGCCTTTTCTGGTAGCGTTGACTTGCATGATGTTATTGAACACGTACCTAATGAAATCCTAGGTTCGGTTGGACCGGCCTCACCTCCCAAATCCACTGGGCTGCCCCGGCAGTCTCTGGTATCTTcatcggcttcggcgccctTTGCATATTCCTCCCGTGCTTTAACTATCTCGTGGATGCCTATTTACCAGTGTAAGCACTGCCTTCAGTTTTCATACTCACCAAGCATCACTCACTCACACACTATTAATATACAGCGCCGCATCTGCCGTAGCAGCTAACATCATCCTCCGATCTGCTTTTGCATCGAGCTTCCCCCTCTTCACGCGGCAGATGTTCTCGAATATGGGAGTCCAATGGGCAAGCACTCTGCTCGGTTGTTTAGCGGCGGTTTTGGTTCCCATCCCGTTTTTCTTTAGACGTTTTGGGGCTCGCCTGAGACACGATTCCAAATAGGCCCTGGTTCCTGTCATCCATCAGATACGAAGTAACCCGAGGAAACGTCTTGGAGTTAGTTCTCGGGGTCGCCCAGCATCTGGACTTGTGGGTTTTGTTTGATCTCGGTCTCTCAACAGTCTTTTCTAGATGAGGAGTCAGTACCTCCATCGGAACAGTTTCGCGGGATCCTTAACCATTGGCCAATCTCCGCTAGCTTGGACCACGGAAATGCAAATGAAGTGATGGGGAAGAGCTAAAGCCCTCATGGCCAAATAGCGAACAGGACAGGCCTCGTGGTTGATGGCCTTGTGCGTGCAATCCCGGTTTTCCAGGGGATCACTACCCCGAAGATTCATTTAGGTGGATTCCaaattttaattatcttGGATGGTTCTATGTTCGGCATTGTACTATCTACGTGGATACTTGACTCAATAAGGGTCAGCGTGAAGGATAATAGGGAGTCACGCCTCCTCGGAATAATTATGTGATAGATATTCCTGTATATAATAGAACAATAAAAATCTCCTCAATCCCGCCAAAACCACGGGACAGCAAGTTTGAAATGTAAAGTATATCTTTCTCTTCAACTCTCTATCTCTATCCATGTGCGTATGTAAAATACCGTAGATGCAGGAGGTAAAATAAGTTCAGATGCAAAGCCCTCACAGCTCTCCAGTCATGAACTGTGCAACACCCATTCCAAAGCTCCAGTCCTCCTGAGTGTTTTGAACACAACTGATAATCAAATCATCACCAGACACGGAACACTTATCCTGCAGATTCTCAGCCAACGCTTTAAAGGCTTGCGCCTTTTGCTCTGCGCTCCGGCCTTGTTGCAATATCTGAATGATTACGAGTTTCTTGGTTCGAGTGAAGCCCAGGTTAGTGTCTTCACAAATCAGCTCATAATCTTCGTGTTGGGTAATGACCTAAATAAAATGACTTGTAAGGAGCAAGGACTTGGAAGAGCTTCGTACATTAGGAAGAATGTAGGTTCCCATCTTACTTGGTATCTGTCTCGCGCAGGAGCATTAAAATGAGTCTGCATCACCTGCTGAATGGTGTCCGCCAGGTTTTTGAGTTCGCTGGGTGACCACGCATCCCGAATGACATCAATCCTAACAAGTGGCATgctggaaaaagaaagtTGTGGGTGGACGCGTTCGAGTGTGGAGAAAGTATGGACAGAGGGTTGCTTAACTGATCCAAAGTTGGCTGGACGAGCGGCATATGTATATCCTTGTAGGTACAAGCGGTAACATCGGGTGGCGTAAACCCGCAACGGAAGCCCGCATGTTCCGCAATATCCGCCCCATGAACCAGGATCAAATCTTTAAGAGTATTTGTCAGGCAGTCGGTACAGGCGTTGATGTGGATCACGACTACCCAGGGTCACAGTTCGTGACGGCGACAAAGCTTCTGGAGAACTGTGACTCTTGTTATGATATGAGGCTTACAAGCCTGGCTTAAATCGACCAATCACAGCCCGCTGGCCATATTAGATACGCGGATCGCAGGCGCCACCACTGCAGAAGGCCTGCCACCGTATGGGTGTGGATGGTATTGGCTATTATTCTGGTTGGGCCGTGTCGAATAAACGAACTCCAGGCAAGCCAAACACTAGCTTAACGGCGCAGTGTATACTCCGTGGGGCTATTTCCAATCCCATCTATCCCACCCCATGCAAAGAAGAACTTGGATATTGCGGTGGGTGTTGACTGCTCAGCTTACTTTCACCTTGTCCCACGACACCACCGATGATCCATCGGAGAGAATCGACTTTCGAGCAGTCCAGACAAACTTTCCATGTGTGGGAAGCACCACCCATGACACTAACCAGTAAATGACGGCTCCTGAAAGTACGAGGATGGCCACCACGGAATATAGCCAAGGTGGCAATGCCTTGCCCCTATCCAACGCTGTAGGCACAAATGGAGTGGCCAACAGGAAAATCTGCGAGGCAAAGAATAAATACACAATCGGGGTCCACGCACGGAATGTGGGCTGGGGGGTTGGCTGTCTACGGATAATAAACAATCCGATAATAACCAGGACGTTGATTATCGCAATGGCGTACTGTCCGACGTCCAGTAGAAAGTTATACACCTCGCCTAATATGGTTAGTACGCTGTACTCGTGTGAGGATAGACAAACTAACCAAATGGAATGAACAAGATCATTACCGTGGACgagaggaagacaagaaggaaCGCTGCAGACGGTGACCCAGACGGCGTACTGGCAGCGAAAAAGCGAGAATACGGGACTAGTCCTTCCTTCGCAAATTCTCGCACCACTCGCGACATTGAAAACGAGGCTGTCATCAAGCTTCCGAATGACGATAACGCCGCCAGTGTTGCTGTCAGCCAGAGCATTGTACTTCCAAACACCTTTCCGATCAACAGGGCGACCACTGTGACCCCGGTCTTGCTGATTTCTTCGG
The nucleotide sequence above comes from Aspergillus puulaauensis MK2 DNA, chromosome 3, nearly complete sequence. Encoded proteins:
- a CDS encoding tautomerase family protein (COG:S;~EggNog:ENOG410PXAK;~InterPro:IPR014347,IPR037479;~PFAM:PF14552,PF01361) produces the protein MPLVRIDVIRDAWSPSELKNLADTIQQVMQTHFNAPARDRYQVITQHEDYELICEDTNLGFTRTKKLVIIQILQQGRSAEQKAQAFKALAENLQDKCSVSGDDLIISCVQNTQEDWSFGMGVAQFMTGEL
- a CDS encoding serine hydrolase domain-containing protein (COG:V;~EggNog:ENOG410PWEW;~InterPro:IPR001466,IPR012338;~MEROPS:MER0006204;~PFAM:PF00144), which codes for MALYNSDCRNPLEDLEKAFDTSLEDGTWPGVVVAATNKSGSFHYAKAFGNDDGTSDGRPLAMSSIMALASMSKLLTSIAALQLVEKRIVDLETDVSSLLPKLASQGVLCDWDAAGQPCIQPRKNPITLRSLLTHSSGAGYDMSNPNLARFTAYKGRNVNSGTTVDERFGYPLTFEPDTAWEYGTGIDWVGQLVERLTGQTLEAYMQRHIWEPLGIEKMSFWPARLSGGDRKVRISVRDEASGRFTALKQLFLTEGVTDCFGGQGIHASMEEFLKVIHSILSDDGKLLTSESIAMMFQSQLLPASRDSLQRHIKECDPQSSFIGIFDNNRLYDWGLGGMLAMENEPFGPQAKTLFWSGKPNLFWFIDRESDICGVLGTQFLPPGDRKVARMIEVFQTKIYEARCNF
- a CDS encoding uncharacterized protein (COG:G;~EggNog:ENOG410Q1TP;~InterPro:IPR020846,IPR011701,IPR036259;~PFAM:PF07690,PF00083;~TransMembrane:9 (i57-74o94-114i126-144o150-172i184-204o216-234i290-314o326-346i367-384o);~go_function: GO:0022857 - transmembrane transporter activity [Evidence IEA];~go_process: GO:0055085 - transmembrane transport [Evidence IEA]) produces the protein MSLDDDREHGDKPTGQWSIGGGRPFPPALEDRELYHVCFDGPDDPLNPQNWPSTTKFLTSVLACSGTFIASLNSGMFPPGIDKASREFGVGREVITLGTTLFVLGFATGPMIWAPMSELLGRRLPLLIAIFGEGIFTIACAVAKDVQTLIICRFFAGVCGASQLTVVPGVLADLYNNTHRGVAIAVYALTVFGGPFVAPITGGFTASSYLGWRWTLYIPAFLSFATSLLSLFFLKETYAPCVLTAKASLLRKQSGNWGVHAQQEEAELDIGSLAEKYLTRPLRLLITEPVLLLISLYMSFIYGLVYALLVAYPYVFEHVYGMTPGVAGLTFVGLIVGILLGLAFILSQQRKYIEKLVHNNNIPVPEWRLFPTLIGAPIFTIGLFW
- a CDS encoding uncharacterized protein (COG:C;~EggNog:ENOG410PJPT;~InterPro:IPR001834,IPR008333,IPR012292,IPR001433, IPR009050,IPR017927,IPR001709,IPR023950,IPR000971, IPR017938,IPR039261;~PFAM:PF00175,PF00042,PF00970;~go_function: GO:0008941 - nitric oxide dioxygenase activity [Evidence IEA];~go_function: GO:0016491 - oxidoreductase activity [Evidence IEA];~go_function: GO:0019825 - oxygen binding [Evidence IEA];~go_function: GO:0020037 - heme binding [Evidence IEA];~go_function: GO:0071949 - FAD binding [Evidence IEA];~go_process: GO:0051409 - response to nitrosative stress [Evidence IEA];~go_process: GO:0055114 - oxidation-reduction process [Evidence IEA]) gives rise to the protein MTPEQTSVISQTIPVLQQYGEKITKVFYSNMLAAHPELNSVFNVTNQKSGYQARVLAEALYAYALNINNLEALTPMLELVCHRHASLEITPGQYDIVGKYLIEAMQEVLGDAFTPGIRDAWTAAYGALAGIMIQKERSLYDQDGEWKDWRDFRIVKIARESDEISSFYLSPVDGKPLPAFIPGQYVSVRVYIPEIGYMQARQYSMSDIPSSEYYRISVKQEQGQRFAPGVLSNVLHGLKEPGQVVNVSHPRGNFHLDSVSGSSPIVLIAGGVGITPLVSMSKFLSSSSSATKRPVHLIYAARTTTARAFYEEIMEISRANTNFNATFFIEAPEASDKAGTDYHHIGRLNLQRLHTHRDLFLNEAHTKYYICGPSPFLDAVRRSLTSEGVDSSRIKAELFGVGGFVESKPQTHL